A window from Zingiber officinale cultivar Zhangliang chromosome 7A, Zo_v1.1, whole genome shotgun sequence encodes these proteins:
- the LOC122002008 gene encoding cellulose synthase A catalytic subunit 7 [UDP-forming]-like has translation MDFESGTGLAMHGHEESKAQRNDGNAKVCRICGDEIAPRDNGQVFVACHHCGFPVCQPCYDYERREGNQTCPQCNTRYKRHRGCARVEGDEDDEGVHMDDFDEEFQVKSPPNKSPDHNQFRFDVNSENGEERAQAWRPNERNLSSFAGSVAGKDLDVESNLDWKDRVEKWRERQDKKGLTNKDEDLGRDDQDNNNYEDEMLMAEARQPLWRKVPIPSSKINPYRIVILLRLLILVFFFRFRIMTPANDAYALWLTSVICEIWFALSWILDQFPKWFPITRETYLDRLSLRFEREGEPNRLASVDFFVSTVDPLKEPPIITANTVLSILAVDYPVDKVSCYVSDDGAAMLTFDAMSETAEFARRWAPFCKKYSIEPRAPEFYFSQKIDYLKDKVQPSFVKERRAMKREYEEFKVRINAMVAKAQKKPEEGWVMQDGTPWPGNNTRDHPGMIQVYLGSAGALDVEGKELPRLVYVSREKRPGYQHHKKAGAMNALVRVSAVLTNAPFILNLDCDHYLNNSKAVREAMCFLMDPQLGKKLCYVQFPQRFDGIDRHDRYANRNVVFFDINMKGLDGIQGPVYVGTGCVFNRPALYGYDPPKSEKRPKMTCDCWPSWCSCCCCCGSRKSKAKKGGEKGGFLGLYRKKGKNNKVVVNKKSYGKRGFELEDIEEGLEGYDELEKSSLMSQKNFEKRFGQSPVFIASTLMEEGGLPVGTNSVGLIKEAIHVISCGYEEKTEWGKEIGWIYGSVTEDILTGFKMHCRGWKSVYCTPSRAAFKGSAPINLSDRLHQVLRWALGSVEIFLSRHCPLWYGYGGNLKWLERFAYTNTIVYPFTSIPLVAYCIIPAICLLTGKFIIPTIDNIASVWFLALFLSIIATGILELRWSGVSIQDWWRNEQFWVIGGVSAHLFAVFQGLLKVLGGVDTNFTVTSKAADDAEFGELYLFKWTTLLIPPTTLIILNMVGVVAGVSDAINNGYGSWGPLFGKLFFSFWVIVHLYPFLKGLMGRQNRTPTIVVLWSILLASIFSLIWVRIDPFLPKQKGPVLKQCGVEC, from the exons ATGGACTTCGAGTCTGGCACTGGACTCGCCATGCACGGCCATGAAGAG AGCAAGGCACAGAGGAACGACGGCAACGCAAAAGTTTGCCGTATTTGCGGTGACGAGATCGCACCGAGAGACAACGGCCAAGTGTTTGTCGCCTGCCACCACTGCGGATTCCCGGTTTGCCAGCCTTGTTACGACTATGAGCGACGAGAGGGAAACCAGACCTGCCCACAATGCAACACCCGTTACAAACGCCACAGAG GTTGTGCGAGGGTCGAAGGAGATGAAGACGACGAAGGAGTACATATGGATGATTTCGATGAGGAGTTCCAAGTCAAGAGTCCTCCTAACAAGTCCCCCGATCACAACCAATTTCGCTTTGATGTTAACTCA GAGAATGGAGAAGAACGTGCACAAGCATGGAGACCCAATGAACGGAACTTGTCGTCCTTTGCAGGCAGTG TTGCCGGTAAGGATTTGGACGTGGAGAGCAACCTGGATTGGAAGGATAGGGTGGAGAAATGGAGGGAAAGGCAAGATAAGAAAGGGCTGACCAACAAAGATGAAGACCTCGGCCGGGATGATCAGGACAATAACAACTATGAAGATGAGATGCT CATGGCGGAAGCTCGACAGCCACTGTGGAGGAAAGTGCCGATCCCGTCGAGCAAGATTAACCCCTATCGCATCGTGATCCTCCTCCGCCTCCTCATCCTAGTCTTCTTCTTTCGGTTTCGCATCATGACGCCTGCGAACGACGCGTACGCCTTGTGGCTGACATCGGTGATCTGCGAGATTTGGTTTGCTCTCTCTTGGATCCTCGACCAGTTCCCCAAGTGGTTTCCCATCACCCGTGAGACCTACCTCGACCGGCTTTCCCTGCGCTTTGAGCGCGAGGGGGAGCCAAACCGGCTCGCCTCGGTCGACTTCTTCGTGAGCACAGTGGATCCGCTGAAAGAGCCTCCGATAATCACTGCCAACACCGTCCTCTCCATTCTCGCCGTCGACTACCCGGTGGATAAGGTCAGCTGCTACGTGTCCGACGATGGTGCCGCCATGCTGACCTTTGACGCCATGTCGGAGACGGCGGAGTTCGCCAGGAGATGGGCGCCCTTTTGCAAGAAGTACAGCATTGAGCCTCGGGCCCCTGAGTTCTATTTTTCACAGAAGATTGATTACTTGAAAGACAAAGTGCAGCCCAGCTTTGTTAAGGAGAGAAGGGCAATGAAG AGAGAGTACGAAGAGTTCAAGGTAAGGATCAATGCGATGGTGGCCAAAGCACAAAAGAAACCAGAGGAAGGATGGGTGATGCAGGACGGCACACCTTGGCCTGGCAACAATACCAGAGACCATCCCGGCATGATCCAG GTATACTTGGGGAGTGCAGGCGCGCTTGACGTAGAGGGCAAGGAGCTACCTCGTCTCGTGTATGTCTCACGAGAGAAGCGACCGGGCTACCAACACCATAAAAAAGCTGGAGCCATGAACGCGCTG GTTCGGGTGTCGGCAGTGCTTACGAATGCACCATTCATTTTGAATCTAGATTGTGATCACTACCTCAACAATAGCAAGGCTGTGAGGGAGGCCATGTGCTTCCTCATGGATCCTCAACTGGGGAAGAAGCTCTGCTATGTCCAGTTTCCTCAAAGATTCGATGGTATCGATCGTCACGATCGGTATGCGAATCGGAACGTGGTTTTTTTCGAT ATCAACATGAAAGGGTTAGATGGCATCCAAGGGCCGGTGTACGTCGGAACCGGTTGCGTCTTTAACCGGCCAGCTTTGTACGGTTATGATCCACCCAAGTCAGAGAAGCGGCCAAAGATGACGTGCGACTGCTGGCCTTCATGGTgttcctgctgctgctgctgcggtTCGAGAAAATCCAAAGCTAAGAAAGGAGGAGAGAAGGGGGGATTCTTAGGGCTTTACAGAAAGAAAGGCAAGAACAACAAGGTGGTAGTGAACAAGAAGAGTTACGGTAAGCGGGGATTTGAGCTAGAGGACATTGAGGAAGGTTTGGAAGGATACGACGAGTTGGAGAAGTCGTCACTCATGTCGCAGAAGAACTTCGAGAAACGATTTGGACAGTCTCCGGTGTTCATTGCATCAACCCTCATGGAGGAAGGTGGCTTGCCGGTCGGAACCAACTCTGTTGGCCTCATCAAGGAGGCCATCCATGTTATCAGCTGTGGCTACGAAGAAAAAACAGAGTGGGGGAAAGAG ATTGGATGGATATATGGTTCAGTGACGGAAGACATCTTGACCGGCTTCAAGATGCACTGCAGAGGTTGGAAGTCAGTATATTGCACTCCCAGTAGAGCAGCATTCAAAGGCTCCGCTCCTATAAATCTCTCTGATAGGTTGCATCAGGTGCTACGTTGGGCATTGGGCTCGGTGGAGATCTTCTTGAGCCGACACTGTCCGCTATGGTACGGTTATGGTGGCAATTTGAAATGGTTAGAAAGATTTGCCTACACCAACACCATCGTCTACCCCTTCACATCGATCCCCCTCGTAGCTTATTGCATAATTCCGGCCATCTGCCTACTCACCGGGAAGTTCATCATCCCAACT ATTGACAACATAGCCAGTGTATGGTTTCTGGCCCTTTTCTTATCCATCATTGCCACCGGAATCCTGGAACTCCGATGGAGTGGAGTCAGCATCCAAGACTGGTGGCGCAACGAGCAATTTTGGGTCATCGGCGGCGTCTCTGCCCACCTCTTCGCCGTCTTCCAAGGCCTCCTCAAGGTGCTTGGCGGGGTGGACACCAACTTCACTGTCACTTCCAAGGCTGCCGACGACGCTGAATTTGGGGAGCTCTACCTCTTCAAGTGGACCACCCTTCTCATTCCCCCGACCACATTGATCATTTTGAACATGGTTGGAGTTGTTGCCGGGGTGTCTGATGCTATCAACAATGGCTACGGTTCATGGGGGCCTTTGTTTGGGAAGCTCTTCTTTTCCTTCTGGGTTATTGTCCATCTTTATCCCTTCTTAAAGGGGTTGATGGGGAGGCAGAATAGGACTCCAACCATTGTGGTGTTGTGGTCCATTCTACTTGCTTCTATCTTCTCACTGATTTGGGTGAGGATTGACCCTTTCCTGCCCAAGCAGAAAGGGCCAGTGCTGAAGCAGTGTGGAGTGGAGTGTTAA